The window TGTAAAATCACCATAATATAATCCTATTACTCCTGATAGTGCAATTCCTGCTGTTAATACAACAAAAACATTTATTCCAACTAATGACAATGTTAATACAAAAATATACGGTAAAACTTTTATTATATTATAAGCATATATTCCCGTTTCTGGAGCTACATCTGGTTTTCCAAAAACTATTAATAGTATCAATGTTAAAATAGCTGCAGGAGCTGCAATTTTAATATTCACCCTAAATTTATCTTTCATCTCAACACCTTGGGTTCTTGTTGCTGCAATTGTTGTATCAGAAATTATCGAAAGGTTATCTCCAAACATTGCTCCTCCCATTAAAGCTGCTAGAACTAAAGACATTGAAACACCACTTTTCTCTGCTAAACCTACAGCTATTGGCGCTAATGACACAATAGAACCTACTGATGTTCCTGTGGCTGTTGATATAAATCCTGCTATTACAAATAACCCTGGCGCTATATAATGAGATGGCACATAAGTTAATCCTAAATTAACAGTAGAATCGACTCCTCCCATTGATTTTGATACAATTGCAAATCCACCTGCCAAAAGATATATTATACACATTGTTATTATATCTTGATGTCCACATCCTTCTAGGAAAGTTTCAAACTTCTCTTTTATAGTACCTTTAAATAGCAAAAACGCTACAATTATTCCAGGAAAAATTGCTACTGGTGCTGGTAATTGATAGAACGCTAACTCTACACCCATAGAGTCTAAAACAACTCCACTTCCTAGATAAAATCCAATGAAAACTAAAAAAGGAACTAATCCTTTGAAATCTCCTTTTATTTTTGTATTCATTTTTACCCCCTTTTTATTTTTTTATATATTTTTATGAGTATACATTATTTTTTATTTTTTATCAAATTTTTAGTAAAAAAAAGTTCCAGCAGAACTGGAACTTTCTTATATAACTATTACCCTCTTATTTCAGCAACAGTTTTTATTTTATAATTTTTAAATACGATCGATCCAACATATCCTGCTAAGATACCTGCAACTGCACATAATCCAGCTGTTATTAATACCTCTTTAGCGGGATTAAATCCAAACATTACTGCGAAACCAGCGATTGGTGTTGCTGTTCCTGTAGCATTATTAATTAATCCGAAGTAGTTAACAATCATACCAGCTATTCCTCCACCAATAAAGTTAGTAGTGAATACTGGAATTGGATTTGCAGATATAATATCTGCTTGAGTTAATGGCTCAATAGCTACTGCTATTGTTGTTGATCTATCTCCAAATTTCATTCTATCAAAGAATACATAGTTCATAAATGATGAAGCCATTACTGATAATGCTCCTATTGCCATTGGTAAACCAGTTAATCCTAACATTGCTGTTAAAGCCATTGAACTTATTGGAGCTGTAGCAACTACTGTTATAACTCCTCCTAAGATAAATGCCATTACATACGGACTAGCTGATTGAGCCGCTATAATTATATCTCCAATTGTTTGTAAAGCAAATGTAACTCCTGGTGAAACAAACTGAGCTATTCCTCTTCCTAAAGGTGCTGCTAAACAAATAATAACAATTAAATCTAATCCATCAGGGATTTTTTCTTCTAATTTAGGAATAATGAATGACATTATGTATCCAGCTATAAATCCAGGGATGATTCCCATTCCTCCACAAACTACACCTAACATAACTGCATAAACAGGACTTACACCTAATGCTAATGGAACTAAAATTGCTGCTGCAACTCCTCCCATTGATCCTGCTGACGCTCCAACTTCTCCTAAAAACTTAATTCCTAAAAGATCTCCACCAACATATAATTGGAAAGCTTCTACTAGGAAACTTGCTGTTGCTGCTCCTGCTAGAGCACCCATAGCTTTCATTCCTCTTGGTGCTTTTAAACTAAATCCAGTAAAGAATGCTAAAACCAATAATAATAACACTGTACCTTTTAATAATTCCATTTTCCCTCTTTCCTTTAATGTCCTTGTTAAAAAAATAACAATACATTAATATATACTTTTTTTCTCACAGAATTGATTATACTCCACCTTTTACAAAAAGTAAAGTGTTTTTTTTATTTTTATGTTTATTTTTAAAACAATTCAATATATGTTTAACACATTTAATGTATACTTCACAATACTGCACTTTTTTTAAATGTTCGATAAACATTTTTTTATTAAATATAGTTACTATTTTCACAATTCGACGTTTGAACCTTCCCTTAAATTAGTATTTTGTAGGTTGTTTATATGATAATTTTATGTTAGAATCTAAGCATCTAAATTTAATTGGGAGGTATTCGTAATGAAAAGAGTTATTAACACTGCCAAAGCTCCTGCAGCTATTGGACCTTATTCTCAAGCAATCGAAGTAAATGGAACTTTATATGTATCTGGACAAATTCCATTTGTTCCTGAAACTATGACTGTTGTATCTGAGGACGTTAGAGAGCAAACTAGACAATCATTAGAAAATGTTAAAGCTATTTTAGAGGAAGCTGGATACAGTTTAAATGATGTTGTTAAAGCTGGAGTTTTCATTAAAGATATGAATGATTTTGCTGCTATCAATGAGATTTACGCTGAGTATTTAGGAGATGTTAAACCTGCTAGAGCATGTGTTGAAGTTGCTAGATTACCTAGAGATGTTAAAGTTGAAATTGAAGTTATAGCTGTAAAATAATAAAAAAGATGAGGAAATCCTCATCTTTTTTTTATAGATTTTGAATATTAATTTTTATTGCTGAAAATTTACATTTATCATAACACAATTGACATCCTATACATTTTGATTGATCAATTTTATGCTTTTGTTTTACTTCTCCCTCTATACATTTAACAGGACAAACTCTAGCACATGCTGTACATCCTATACATTTTTCTTCAATTATTTCAGCTTTTTTTATCTCTTTGACTTCGCTATTTATAGCTTTAGTTGGACACTTTACAGCACATAAACCACATTCTACACATTTTTCTGGATCTATTCTTGCTACATTATTTTTTATTTCAATCGCATCTACTGGGCAAGCCTTCTGACATAATCCACAAGCTATACAAGCTGCTGTACAGGCTTTTCTAGCCACAACACCTTTATCTCTAGACATACAACTAACTGTCACTCTTTTATTCATAGGTAACATTTCTATCAATCGTTTTGGACATGTTGCAACACATTTTTTACAAGATACACATTTCTCTTCATCTATACTAACAATTCCTTTTTCAGTAACTGTTATAGCATTAACTGGACAAACTTTAGCACAATCTCCATATCCTAAACATCCATACTTACAAGATTTATCTCCACCAGCATATAAATTTATTGCAGAACAAGTTGTCAACTCTCCTTCAAATTCATATGTTTTGCTTGTTTTTGTACAATCTCCTTGACACAGTAATTTTGCCACCATTTTTGGTCCTGATAGATCAACTGTAGCTCCCATAACCTTTGCTATTTCTGCTGCTACTGCTGGACCTCCAGGTGAACATGCTGTCATTTCTGCTCCATTTAAAGCTATTGCTTCTGCGTATCCTGAACATCCTGGATATCCGCAAGCTCCACAGTTTATTCCTGGAAGTATTCCTTGAATAGCTTCTACTTTTTCATCAACCTTAACTTCAAACTTCTTAGAAGCATAGGCTAAAAATAGTCCCATTGCTAACCCTGTTCCTCCCAATGATAAAACAGGAAATAATATTGATTCCATTAAGCTACCTCCAATCTATATTTGCATTCCGCTGAATCCCATAAAAGCCATTGCTAAAAGTCCTGCTGAAATAAATGCAATTGGAACTCCTTTAAATGGTCCTGGAATAGCTGCATATTCTATTCTTTCTCTTATTCCTGCTAATAATACTAGAGCCAATGTAAATCCAATTGCTACTGCAGCTCCGTTTATTACTGATTCTATAAAATTATATTCCTGTTGGATATTTAAAATTGCGATACCTAACACCGCACAGTTTGTTGTTATAAGTGGTAAAAAAACTCCAAGAGCTTTATATAAATTTGGCGAAGTTTTTTGAATTGCCATTTCAACAAATTGTACCAGAGAAGCTATTATTAATATAAATGCTATAGTTTGTAAATATTCTAAATTTAATGGTACTAATAAATAATTATAAATTGTCCATGTAACTCCAGAAGCTAATGACATAACAAAAGTTACAGCCATTCCCATTCCTATTGATGATTCAACCTTTTTAGAAACTCCCATAAATGGACAAATTCCTAAAAATTTAGCAAATATTATATTTTGAATAAAAATTGCTGTTATTATTAAACTAAATATTTTTGCAAAATCCATATCTTATTTCACCCCACTCTTTCTAGCTTTAATATAGTTCTGAGTAGCGATTATAAAACCAATTGTTATAAATGCCCCAGGAGCTAATATAAATATTAAAGCTGGTGTAAATGAAGCTGGTGTTACAGAAATTCCAAAAGCTGTTCCATTTCCTAAAATCTCTCTTATAGTACCTAAAAGAGTTAAAGCTAATGTAAATCCTAATCCTGCTCCAATTCCATCTAATATTGATTTAAAAACTGTATTTTTTGATGCAAAACTCTCAGCTCTACCTAGTACTATACAGTTAACAACAATCAGTGGAATAAATAATCCTAAAACTTTGTATAATTCAGGCACATATGCCTTCATAACCATTTCTACTATTGTTACTAATGATGCTATAACCATTATAAAAGCAGGTATTCTAACTTTATCTGGAATGAAACTTTTTATCATAGATATTAACATGTTAGAACAAACTATTACGGACATCGTAGCTAATCCCATAGCCATACCATTTATTGATGAAGATGTAACACCTAATGTTGGACATAATCCAAGTAAAAGCACAAATACTGGGTTTTCTTTTATTATTCCATTTAATAATATATCTTTATTTGACTTAGCCATTATTTTTTATTCACCCCACTATTAAAGCTATTAAGAGCTCTTTTAATTCCAGTATATACAGCATTTGGTGATATTGTTGCACCTGCAAATCCATCTGCTGATTTATTAAACTCATAAGATGCATCTTTTCCTATAGCTTTTTTTTGCCATTCTGGATCTAATATTTTTGATCCTAATCCTGGTGTTTCTTGGCTTCCTATTATATTTAATCCAGTGACTCTTCCTCTTCTATCAATACCTAAAACAAAGTCTATGTTTGCTGCGTAACCTGGTTGTGAAACTGTTACTACATAACCTACTGGTTTTCCATTTGAACCATTTCCTGGAATAAATTCTAATTCATCTACTTTTACAATAGCATTTTCATCAAATGATTCTGCTTTAGGTAAAACCATGATTCTAGCTGCATTTACAGCTGCTCTTTCATTTTCTTTAATAACTTTTTGAGTAGCTCCATTAACTATAGATAATATTCCAGCTGATATCGAAGCAATCAGAGTTAAAACTATACCATAATGTATAAATCTATTTTTCTCCATTACTTCACCTCCCCAAACTTCTTAGGATTTGTATATCTATTTATTAATGGCACAAATCCATTCATTATAAGTATTGAGTATGCTACACCTTCTGGATATCCACCTTTAAATCTTATCAGAGAAACTAATACTCCTATTCCAAAGGCAAATATAGCTCTACCTTTTGGTGTATGTGGAGAAGTTACCATATCTGTTGCCATGAAAAACGCTCCTAAGAATAATCCACCTGAAAAAATATGTAAAATAGGATTAGCTCCAGCTATTAAAGACGCCACAAATACTGTTCCTATCATTATAGCAGGTACTTTCCAATCAATTTGTTTTTTATATATTAAATATAATCCACCTATAAGTAATGCTAAAGCTGATGTTTCTCCTAAGCATCCACCCATTTTACCTATAAATGTATTTAAATAAAGATTTCCATTTTCAATTAAAGCAACATCTGATGATAGTCCTCTTTTCATAGTATCTAAAAGAGTAGCTCCTCCAACATCATCATACATAAATGTTGTTATTGCAACTGGCCAAGAAGCTTGTACAAAAGCTCTTCCTACTAAAGCTGGATTAAATATATTATGACCTAACCCACCAAAAACCATTTTACCTAAAGCTATTGAAACAACAGCTCCTATTACAACATAAACTAAAGACATGTATGGCGGTATAACAAAAGCATATAAAATTCCTGTTATAACGGCACTTCCATCAAAAATTTGAACATCTTGCTTCATTAATTTTTGACAAACATACTCTGTTACCATACAAGATAAAATTGATACTGCTGTAACTATAATTGCTCTAATTCCAAAAAAATAGCATGCTGCTAAAAGTGCTGGTAATAATGCGATTATTACATCATACATTACATCATCAACAGTTTCCTTAGTTCTGATATGAGGCGATGGCCCCATCTTTAAAATTTTTGCCACTTTCTTCCTCCTACTTTTTCATTGTTCTAAGTTTAGCTTTTCCAATTTTTATTGCTTCTGTTAGCGGTCTATTTGCTGGACAAATATAAGCGCAAGATCCACACTCTATACAATCCATTAAATGGTATTTTGCCATCTCTTCCCACTGTGAAAATTCAGCTAATCTAGCATACATTATAGGTTCTAAAGACATTGGACATGCGTCAACACATTTTCCACATCCTATACAAGCCTTAGGTTTACAATAATTTGTTTCCTCTTTAGTTAATGCCAATAGCCCAGAAGTTCCTTTAATAACAGGAACTTCTAAAGTTAATTGAGCCATTCCCATCATAGGTCCACCCATTACTATTTTTTCTACATTTTCTTCATTATAACCACATTTTTCTAAAAGTTCTGAAATAGGTGTTCCTATAACTGCTTTTAAATTTTTAGGCTCTTTTATAGCTTTTCCAGTAACTGTTACAACTTTATCTATAAGTGGTAATCCATTCACAACTGCATCATAAATTGCTGCTGCTGTTGTTGTATTATTTACAACTACTCCCACTGCAGATGGTAATTTTCCTGATGGAACTTCTTTATTTAGTATTGCCTTTATTAAAGATTTTTCTCCTCCTTGAGGATACATAGTCTTTAATGGCATAACTTCTATATTTGTCCCTTGACAAGCTTTTTTCATAATCTCTATTGCTTCTAATTTGTTGTCCTCAATTCCAATAACAGCACTATCTACATTTAAGATATGCTTCATAATTTTTATTCCTTCAACAACTTTTGTTGACTCCTCTATCATAACTCTGTTATCAGAATTTAGATACGGTTCACACTCTGCACCATTTAATAGTAACATATCTATTTTTACATCTGATGGTGGATTTAATTTTATATGAGTTGGAAATGCCGCTCCTCCAAGACCAACAATTCCTTTTGCTCTAATTATTCCTAATAATTCCTCTTTTGTTGAATTTTTCCACTCTGGTAATTTTTCTAAAGTAGTCCATTCATCTTTTTCATCATTTTCAATTACAATTGTTTGTACACTTCCCATTAGTGGAAATGGTAAATTTTCTATTTTTTTTACTACTCCACTTACTGTTGCATGTACAGGCACCGATAAAAAAGCATCTGAATCCGCTATTATCTGCCCTTTTAAAACTCTTTCTCCAACTTCTACACAAGGCGTTAAAGGAACCCCTATATGTTGAAGAAGTGGGATGAAAACCATTTTTGGTGCTGTTAATACTTCTACAGCTTGATTTTCTGTTTGGATCTTATTTTCAGGTGGATGTACCCCTCCCTTGAATCCGAAGAATTTCATAAAAATATTCCCTCCTTTGTAGTTAACAAACTATATTCCATTGTTAGGATAACATATTTATTTATATTTAACAACTTTTTTGAACTATTTTTTTGCTTTTTTGTGTTACTTTTTGTTATATTTCTGCATAATTTTATCTATTTGTATGTTTTTTAATACATCTTCTAACAATGAATTCACAGTAGAAAACATCGGATTTACAATTTCACTTTCCTCTTTTGTAAACCTACCCAGTACAAAATTAATATTTTCATCTTTATTTTTAGCTTTTCCAATTCCACATTTAACTCTCATAAAGTCTTGTCCTAAATGAGAAATTATAGATTTTATACCGTTGTGCCCTCCAGCACTTCCATTCATTTTCACTCTTAATTTTCCTAAAGGTAAATCCATGTCATCATAAACCACTATTAAATCTGTCGCTGGATTTATTTTATAAAACTTAACTACTTGAACTATTGAATTCCCACTTAAATTCATGTATGTTTGTGGTTTTAATAGAATTACTTTTTCTCCATCAATTGTTTTTTCTGTTATTAGTCCTTGGAATTTATCTTTAAAAACATTAAACCCATTTTTTTCTGCGAATTCGTCAATTATATCGAATCCTACATTATGTCTTGTTCTTTCATATTCTTTTCCTGGATTTCCTAGTCCTACTATTAATTTCATTTTTCCTCCTAAAATCTATAAACTATAAAGAAAGAGAGAATCCTAGATTCTCTCTTTCAAAAGGTTTTATTAGCAATTTCCATCAAATTGGTATTTTGCAAGTCCTCCTAGAGAAGTTTCTTTATACTCCTCTTTTAAGTCTCTTCCTGTTTCTCCCATTGTTTTTACAACTTGGTCGAATGAAATACTGTGTTTTCCATCAGTATATAATGCATATTGAGCTGCATCTAATGCTCTTACTGCTGCCGCTGCGTTTCTCTCAATACAAGGTATTTGTACATATCCTCCAACTGGATCACATGTTAATCCTAAATGGTGCTCTAATGCCATTTCTGCTGCATATTCGATTTGCTCTAACGATCCTCCTAATATGAAACATGCCATTGCCGCTGCCATTGCACAAGCTGATCCAACCTCTGCTTGACATCCACCTTCTGCTCCTGATATAGTTGCATTTTCTTTTATTATGTTACCTATTAATCCAGCTATTGCAAGACCTTTTAGTACCTCATCATTTGATAAGTTATACTCTTCTTTTAAAGCATACATTAATCCTGGGATTACTCCAGCAGCTCCACAAGTAGGGGCAGTTACAACTCTACCTCCTCCTCCATTCTCTTCTGATACAGCTAATGTATAAGCAAAAATTCTTCCAACAAATCCACCTCTAGATTTATCATTTCTTGCTTTTCTGTAGAATGATTGAGCTCTTCTTTGTAGTCTAATTGTTCCTGGTAATACACCATTTTTAGAAAGTCCTGATTGAACCGAAGCTTCTAAAGCAGTTCTTATTTGATCTAAGAAGTACCAAATTGATTCCCCTTCATTTTCAGTAACAAATTCCCATAACTCTTTTTTATTTTTTTCACACCATGACATAAT of the Cetobacterium sp. NK01 genome contains:
- a CDS encoding Na+/H+ antiporter NhaC family protein; translation: MNTKIKGDFKGLVPFLVFIGFYLGSGVVLDSMGVELAFYQLPAPVAIFPGIIVAFLLFKGTIKEKFETFLEGCGHQDIITMCIIYLLAGGFAIVSKSMGGVDSTVNLGLTYVPSHYIAPGLFVIAGFISTATGTSVGSIVSLAPIAVGLAEKSGVSMSLVLAALMGGAMFGDNLSIISDTTIAATRTQGVEMKDKFRVNIKIAAPAAILTLILLIVFGKPDVAPETGIYAYNIIKVLPYIFVLTLSLVGINVFVVLTAGIALSGVIGLYYGDFTWLGYAKEIYNGFTGMTEIFLLSLLTGGLASLVTKAGGVDWIMNTIEKRIKGVKSAQMGMALLVTLTDMAVANNTVAIIINGPIAKKISDRYGVDPKKAASVLDIFSCIAQGAIPYGAQMLIMLSFAGGKVSPFDIIPLLWYQMILSVFTIAYIFYNPKES
- a CDS encoding PTS sugar transporter subunit IIC, with the translated sequence MELLKGTVLLLLVLAFFTGFSLKAPRGMKAMGALAGAATASFLVEAFQLYVGGDLLGIKFLGEVGASAGSMGGVAAAILVPLALGVSPVYAVMLGVVCGGMGIIPGFIAGYIMSFIIPKLEEKIPDGLDLIVIICLAAPLGRGIAQFVSPGVTFALQTIGDIIIAAQSASPYVMAFILGGVITVVATAPISSMALTAMLGLTGLPMAIGALSVMASSFMNYVFFDRMKFGDRSTTIAVAIEPLTQADIISANPIPVFTTNFIGGGIAGMIVNYFGLINNATGTATPIAGFAVMFGFNPAKEVLITAGLCAVAGILAGYVGSIVFKNYKIKTVAEIRG
- a CDS encoding RidA family protein, which produces MKRVINTAKAPAAIGPYSQAIEVNGTLYVSGQIPFVPETMTVVSEDVREQTRQSLENVKAILEEAGYSLNDVVKAGVFIKDMNDFAAINEIYAEYLGDVKPARACVEVARLPRDVKVEIEVIAVK
- a CDS encoding RnfABCDGE type electron transport complex subunit B encodes the protein MESILFPVLSLGGTGLAMGLFLAYASKKFEVKVDEKVEAIQGILPGINCGACGYPGCSGYAEAIALNGAEMTACSPGGPAVAAEIAKVMGATVDLSGPKMVAKLLCQGDCTKTSKTYEFEGELTTCSAINLYAGGDKSCKYGCLGYGDCAKVCPVNAITVTEKGIVSIDEEKCVSCKKCVATCPKRLIEMLPMNKRVTVSCMSRDKGVVARKACTAACIACGLCQKACPVDAIEIKNNVARIDPEKCVECGLCAVKCPTKAINSEVKEIKKAEIIEEKCIGCTACARVCPVKCIEGEVKQKHKIDQSKCIGCQLCYDKCKFSAIKINIQNL
- the rsxA gene encoding electron transport complex subunit RsxA, which translates into the protein MDFAKIFSLIITAIFIQNIIFAKFLGICPFMGVSKKVESSIGMGMAVTFVMSLASGVTWTIYNYLLVPLNLEYLQTIAFILIIASLVQFVEMAIQKTSPNLYKALGVFLPLITTNCAVLGIAILNIQQEYNFIESVINGAAVAIGFTLALVLLAGIRERIEYAAIPGPFKGVPIAFISAGLLAMAFMGFSGMQI
- a CDS encoding RnfABCDGE type electron transport complex subunit E, yielding MAKSNKDILLNGIIKENPVFVLLLGLCPTLGVTSSSINGMAMGLATMSVIVCSNMLISMIKSFIPDKVRIPAFIMVIASLVTIVEMVMKAYVPELYKVLGLFIPLIVVNCIVLGRAESFASKNTVFKSILDGIGAGLGFTLALTLLGTIREILGNGTAFGISVTPASFTPALIFILAPGAFITIGFIIATQNYIKARKSGVK
- a CDS encoding RnfABCDGE type electron transport complex subunit G; translated protein: MEKNRFIHYGIVLTLIASISAGILSIVNGATQKVIKENERAAVNAARIMVLPKAESFDENAIVKVDELEFIPGNGSNGKPVGYVVTVSQPGYAANIDFVLGIDRRGRVTGLNIIGSQETPGLGSKILDPEWQKKAIGKDASYEFNKSADGFAGATISPNAVYTGIKRALNSFNSGVNKK
- a CDS encoding RnfABCDGE type electron transport complex subunit D — translated: MAKILKMGPSPHIRTKETVDDVMYDVIIALLPALLAACYFFGIRAIIVTAVSILSCMVTEYVCQKLMKQDVQIFDGSAVITGILYAFVIPPYMSLVYVVIGAVVSIALGKMVFGGLGHNIFNPALVGRAFVQASWPVAITTFMYDDVGGATLLDTMKRGLSSDVALIENGNLYLNTFIGKMGGCLGETSALALLIGGLYLIYKKQIDWKVPAIMIGTVFVASLIAGANPILHIFSGGLFLGAFFMATDMVTSPHTPKGRAIFAFGIGVLVSLIRFKGGYPEGVAYSILIMNGFVPLINRYTNPKKFGEVK
- the rsxC gene encoding electron transport complex subunit RsxC, whose translation is MKFFGFKGGVHPPENKIQTENQAVEVLTAPKMVFIPLLQHIGVPLTPCVEVGERVLKGQIIADSDAFLSVPVHATVSGVVKKIENLPFPLMGSVQTIVIENDEKDEWTTLEKLPEWKNSTKEELLGIIRAKGIVGLGGAAFPTHIKLNPPSDVKIDMLLLNGAECEPYLNSDNRVMIEESTKVVEGIKIMKHILNVDSAVIGIEDNKLEAIEIMKKACQGTNIEVMPLKTMYPQGGEKSLIKAILNKEVPSGKLPSAVGVVVNNTTTAAAIYDAVVNGLPLIDKVVTVTGKAIKEPKNLKAVIGTPISELLEKCGYNEENVEKIVMGGPMMGMAQLTLEVPVIKGTSGLLALTKEETNYCKPKACIGCGKCVDACPMSLEPIMYARLAEFSQWEEMAKYHLMDCIECGSCAYICPANRPLTEAIKIGKAKLRTMKK
- the pth gene encoding aminoacyl-tRNA hydrolase; the encoded protein is MKLIVGLGNPGKEYERTRHNVGFDIIDEFAEKNGFNVFKDKFQGLITEKTIDGEKVILLKPQTYMNLSGNSIVQVVKFYKINPATDLIVVYDDMDLPLGKLRVKMNGSAGGHNGIKSIISHLGQDFMRVKCGIGKAKNKDENINFVLGRFTKEESEIVNPMFSTVNSLLEDVLKNIQIDKIMQKYNKK
- a CDS encoding L-serine ammonia-lyase translates to MDSLRELFKVGNGPSSSHTMGPERAAKRFKAENPDAASFKVELYGSLALTGKGHLTDYIIIETLKPKSTEIVWMPEYVHPYHTNGMKFIALDKEGNELNSWLVFSVGGGTIMEEGQQRQGGSRVYSFGTMAEIMSWCEKNKKELWEFVTENEGESIWYFLDQIRTALEASVQSGLSKNGVLPGTIRLQRRAQSFYRKARNDKSRGGFVGRIFAYTLAVSEENGGGGRVVTAPTCGAAGVIPGLMYALKEEYNLSNDEVLKGLAIAGLIGNIIKENATISGAEGGCQAEVGSACAMAAAMACFILGGSLEQIEYAAEMALEHHLGLTCDPVGGYVQIPCIERNAAAAVRALDAAQYALYTDGKHSISFDQVVKTMGETGRDLKEEYKETSLGGLAKYQFDGNC